One part of the Streptomyces nigra genome encodes these proteins:
- a CDS encoding LysE family translocator: MSVDLVGFLGVVLLAYVVPGPDFLVVLRSATEHPAKGRAAALGAQSGLCVHMLAAAVGLSVVAARSPVIYDAIRLGGAGYLVYLGVRAVLAARRAARPQGAQRQAIAPVVTGGGGSGSRWRSGFRQGLLTNVLNPKAALFFLSVLPQFVHGGGSPGRQIFLLGILDVLIGVAYWFGLVAVAARLRALLARPAIRHRWELTTGWLFIAVGAGVAVAA, encoded by the coding sequence ATGTCAGTCGACCTCGTCGGCTTCCTCGGTGTGGTGCTGCTGGCCTACGTCGTCCCTGGTCCGGACTTCCTCGTGGTGCTCAGATCGGCCACCGAACATCCCGCCAAGGGGCGGGCGGCGGCGCTGGGCGCGCAGAGTGGGCTGTGCGTGCACATGCTGGCCGCCGCGGTCGGGCTGTCCGTGGTCGCCGCTCGCTCCCCGGTGATCTACGACGCGATCAGACTCGGGGGCGCGGGCTATCTCGTGTATCTCGGTGTCCGGGCTGTGCTCGCCGCCCGGCGTGCGGCCCGCCCACAGGGCGCTCAGCGTCAGGCGATCGCCCCGGTTGTGACTGGGGGCGGTGGGTCCGGCAGTCGGTGGCGGTCGGGTTTCCGGCAGGGGCTTCTGACCAACGTGCTCAACCCGAAGGCCGCGCTGTTCTTCCTGAGCGTCCTGCCGCAGTTCGTCCATGGCGGCGGCTCGCCGGGGCGGCAGATCTTCCTCCTCGGCATCCTGGACGTGCTCATCGGCGTGGCGTACTGGTTCGGCCTGGTCGCCGTCGCCGCACGGCTGCGCGCGCTCCTGGCCCGCCCCGCCATCCGCCATCGTTGGGAGCTGACGACTGGGTGGCTGTTCATCGCCGTCGGCGCCGGTGTCGCGGTGGCGGCGTGA
- a CDS encoding NAD(P)/FAD-dependent oxidoreductase translates to MKNAQHETGTAAHAHRVVILGAGYAGMAAAVQLAARAKRRDDVDVTLVNAQERFTERMRLHMAATGQQLAVLSIAELLAGTGARFVRGRVTAVDPEAKTVRIDDDQVLPYDTLVYGLGTTTDTSAVPGVEEHAHTLSGAEDAEFLAERLARLGSGTVVVAGSGLTGVESAAEIAEQHPYLDVVLLGRQEPGSTMNARAKTYLDAALHRLGVQVRSGVEVAKVLPGAVELAGGETVAADAVLWTRGTRTSPLAAAAGLAVDEHGRIVTDTALRSVSHPDVYAIGDAAAIRQVYGVMHGTCQGGMPTGVHAALSIERVLRGRQPKPFRFGYYHTPVSLGRHDAVVQFTRPDDTPRRFCLTGRMAVRYKETVTASPWPTYGRMKKMPASGAFWPRGGRFTRISGNR, encoded by the coding sequence ATGAAGAACGCACAACACGAGACGGGTACGGCGGCGCATGCCCACCGCGTCGTGATCCTGGGGGCGGGGTACGCCGGCATGGCCGCGGCCGTCCAGCTCGCGGCGCGGGCGAAGCGGCGCGACGACGTGGACGTGACCCTGGTGAACGCGCAGGAGCGGTTCACCGAGCGCATGAGGCTGCACATGGCGGCGACGGGGCAGCAGCTCGCCGTGCTGAGCATCGCCGAACTCCTGGCGGGCACGGGCGCACGCTTCGTACGCGGCCGGGTGACGGCCGTGGACCCGGAAGCGAAGACCGTACGGATCGACGACGACCAGGTCCTGCCCTACGACACGCTCGTGTACGGGCTCGGCACCACCACCGACACCTCGGCCGTACCGGGCGTCGAAGAGCACGCGCACACGCTCAGCGGTGCCGAGGACGCCGAGTTCCTGGCCGAACGGCTGGCCCGGCTCGGCAGCGGCACGGTAGTGGTCGCGGGCAGTGGCCTCACCGGCGTCGAGTCGGCCGCGGAGATCGCGGAACAGCACCCGTACCTCGACGTCGTACTCCTGGGCAGGCAGGAGCCCGGTTCCACCATGAACGCGAGGGCCAAGACGTATCTGGACGCCGCACTCCACCGGTTGGGCGTCCAGGTGCGCTCCGGCGTCGAGGTGGCCAAGGTGCTGCCCGGCGCGGTGGAACTGGCAGGCGGCGAGACCGTCGCGGCCGACGCGGTCCTGTGGACCAGGGGCACACGGACATCACCGCTGGCGGCCGCCGCCGGGCTGGCCGTGGACGAGCACGGGCGGATCGTCACCGACACCGCGCTGCGGTCGGTGTCCCACCCTGACGTGTACGCGATCGGCGACGCGGCCGCCATCCGCCAGGTCTACGGCGTCATGCACGGCACCTGCCAGGGCGGCATGCCGACCGGCGTGCACGCCGCACTGTCGATCGAGCGCGTGCTCAGGGGCAGGCAGCCCAAGCCGTTTCGCTTCGGCTACTACCACACGCCGGTGAGCCTCGGACGTCACGACGCCGTGGTGCAGTTCACGCGGCCTGATGACACCCCGCGCCGGTTCTGCCTGACGGGACGCATGGCCGTCCGGTACAAGGAGACGGTGACCGCCTCGCCCTGGCCGACGTACGGCCGTATGAAGAAGATGCCGGCATCGGGCGCGTTCTGGCCCCGGGGCGGCCGCTTCACCCGGATCAGTGGGAACCGGTGA
- a CDS encoding RNA polymerase sigma-70 factor, giving the protein MTGPSATPGQAVFHEHRRLLFAVAYRVLGSASDAEDTVQDAWIKWSGADRSQVADPKAYLTRIVSNLALERLRSARHKRETYVGPWLPEPVLTTGDASEAVVDAESVSMAMLVVLETLSPLERAVFVLREVFDFSHAEIAEALERSESAVRQAAHRARQHVRARRPRFAADRARQRAATERFFAAATGGDVNALMELLSPDVTLWTDGGGKVRQALRPVVGATTVASWFAAVGTVTYQGVEPADMNAGLVELNGGPGIVFSGPAGVIATVTFDFDGDGRITAIHNVANPDKLQAVADGTTHDLSVGRPS; this is encoded by the coding sequence GTGACCGGCCCGTCCGCCACCCCCGGCCAGGCGGTCTTCCATGAGCACCGACGGCTGCTGTTCGCCGTGGCCTACCGTGTCCTCGGCAGCGCATCCGACGCCGAGGACACGGTCCAGGACGCGTGGATCAAGTGGTCGGGCGCGGATCGTTCGCAGGTGGCCGACCCCAAGGCGTATCTGACGAGGATCGTCTCCAACCTGGCACTCGAACGCCTCCGTTCCGCACGGCACAAGCGCGAGACCTACGTGGGCCCCTGGCTGCCGGAACCCGTCCTCACCACGGGCGATGCCTCCGAGGCCGTCGTCGACGCCGAGTCGGTGTCGATGGCCATGCTGGTGGTGCTGGAGACGCTCAGCCCGCTGGAGCGCGCGGTGTTCGTGCTGAGGGAGGTCTTCGACTTCAGCCACGCCGAGATCGCCGAGGCGCTGGAGCGTTCCGAGAGCGCGGTGCGGCAGGCGGCGCACCGGGCCCGCCAGCACGTACGGGCCCGGCGCCCGCGCTTCGCGGCCGACCGGGCACGGCAGCGCGCGGCCACCGAGCGGTTCTTCGCCGCGGCCACCGGCGGTGACGTCAACGCCCTGATGGAACTGCTCTCCCCGGACGTCACCCTGTGGACCGACGGCGGCGGCAAGGTCCGCCAGGCCCTGCGCCCTGTCGTCGGCGCGACCACGGTGGCCTCCTGGTTCGCGGCCGTCGGCACCGTCACCTACCAGGGCGTGGAGCCGGCCGACATGAACGCCGGACTCGTCGAGCTCAACGGCGGGCCGGGAATCGTGTTCAGCGGACCGGCAGGCGTGATCGCCACCGTCACCTTCGACTTCGACGGGGACGGCCGTATCACCGCCATCCACAACGTGGCCAACCCGGACAAGCTCCAGGCCGTGGCCGACGGCACCACTCACGACCTCTCGGTCGGCCGACCTTCCTGA
- a CDS encoding dihydrofolate reductase family protein gives MGTVIMHNVVSVDGFIADDHDDVGPLHEWYFSGDTPIGAGGDQQDGYDHSSVGSAFKVSSASAQYVRPMWESIGTIVMGRRFFDLTNGWEGHQPAGDHVVVVSHRPKPEGWHPEASYHFVDGVTAAIDKAQELAGERVVAVSAGEVGGQILAAGLVDEVAMDVVPVVFGSGRRYFGSVDGQVLLEDPHVVIQGDRVLHLRYKVRR, from the coding sequence GTGGGCACAGTGATCATGCACAACGTCGTGTCGGTGGACGGCTTCATCGCCGACGATCACGACGACGTGGGGCCGCTTCACGAGTGGTACTTCAGCGGGGACACCCCGATCGGAGCGGGTGGGGACCAGCAGGACGGGTACGACCACTCCAGCGTCGGCAGCGCCTTCAAGGTCTCGAGTGCGTCGGCGCAGTACGTCCGGCCGATGTGGGAGTCGATCGGCACGATCGTGATGGGCCGCCGCTTCTTCGACCTGACGAACGGCTGGGAGGGCCATCAGCCTGCCGGCGACCACGTGGTCGTGGTGTCGCATCGGCCGAAGCCGGAGGGATGGCATCCGGAGGCGTCCTATCACTTCGTCGACGGGGTGACGGCCGCGATCGACAAGGCGCAGGAGCTCGCCGGGGAACGGGTCGTCGCGGTGAGTGCCGGCGAGGTCGGCGGCCAGATCCTCGCGGCAGGTCTCGTGGACGAGGTGGCGATGGACGTGGTGCCGGTGGTGTTCGGCTCGGGCAGGCGGTACTTCGGGAGCGTCGACGGGCAGGTCCTGCTCGAGGATCCGCACGTGGTCATCCAGGGCGACCGGGTGCTGCACCTCAGGTACAAGGTGCGCCGCTGA
- a CDS encoding helix-turn-helix domain-containing protein, which translates to MEYVGRAPCPPLDRFVDDIYCLSGVPRHRRMNIPPMPSAHLFLSLGDPVLLRDSAPGVPPAVLAEGWFMGLWARRFVVEYPARVRLVGVHFKPWGLAPFVGVPASELRDRWVPVDTVWRRSVDRIRNRIGDTGSAADTLDVLEAELLSRLAEAPPRGLDLVLHAGGRLVASGGAVPVGALAADAGVSGNHLAAQFKAHAGVTPKRLARIYRFARLILSVDARHPTGWPELAHTAGYFDQAHLSREFKDFTGHTPTEYLALRRRFPAAPGFPPDAGPMPVD; encoded by the coding sequence ATGGAGTACGTCGGCCGGGCGCCCTGTCCTCCCCTCGACCGGTTCGTCGACGACATCTACTGTCTGAGCGGGGTGCCGCGTCACCGCCGGATGAACATCCCGCCGATGCCGTCCGCACACCTGTTCCTCAGCCTCGGCGACCCCGTCCTCCTGCGGGACTCCGCTCCCGGGGTGCCACCGGCCGTGCTGGCCGAGGGGTGGTTCATGGGCCTGTGGGCCAGGCGTTTCGTCGTCGAGTACCCCGCACGGGTCCGGCTCGTGGGCGTTCACTTCAAGCCCTGGGGGCTGGCGCCGTTCGTCGGCGTGCCGGCGAGTGAGCTGCGGGACCGGTGGGTACCGGTCGACACCGTCTGGCGGCGCTCGGTGGACCGTATCCGCAACCGGATCGGCGACACCGGGTCGGCGGCCGACACGCTGGACGTGCTGGAAGCCGAGCTGCTGTCGCGGCTCGCCGAGGCACCGCCGCGCGGACTTGATCTCGTCCTGCACGCGGGCGGGCGTCTGGTCGCGTCCGGCGGCGCGGTTCCGGTCGGCGCGCTGGCCGCGGACGCCGGGGTGAGCGGCAACCATCTGGCCGCGCAGTTCAAGGCTCATGCAGGGGTCACCCCGAAACGGCTGGCGCGGATCTACCGCTTCGCACGGCTGATCCTTTCCGTGGACGCCCGGCATCCGACCGGTTGGCCGGAGCTCGCCCATACGGCGGGCTACTTCGATCAGGCCCACTTGAGCCGGGAGTTCAAGGATTTCACCGGCCACACGCCTACGGAGTACCTGGCGCTGCGACGCCGGTTCCCGGCCGCGCCGGGGTTCCCGCCGGACGCCGGTCCGATGCCCGTCGATTGA
- a CDS encoding dihydrofolate reductase family protein: MRKIIVCTFLTLDGVMQAPGGPDEDRQSGFEHGGWQKPVDDDEVGAAIVGWYEDFDAMLLGRKTYEIFASYWPTADPGSPFTDRLNSMRKYVASRTLTSLDWQNSELLQGDAADAVRKLKESDGGAISVVGSGDLAQTLMRHGLVDEYRLTIHPVIIGTGKRLFADGAIPTALEPVSVTTTKGGTVVGVYRANGEPSYDSY, from the coding sequence ATGCGCAAGATCATCGTTTGCACGTTCCTGACCCTGGACGGCGTCATGCAGGCGCCGGGCGGTCCGGACGAGGACCGGCAGAGCGGGTTCGAGCACGGCGGCTGGCAGAAGCCGGTGGACGACGACGAGGTCGGTGCGGCCATCGTCGGCTGGTACGAGGACTTCGACGCCATGCTGCTCGGCCGGAAGACGTACGAGATCTTCGCGTCGTACTGGCCGACCGCCGATCCCGGCAGCCCGTTCACCGACCGGCTGAACAGCATGCGGAAATACGTGGCCTCCCGCACGCTGACGTCCCTCGACTGGCAGAACTCCGAGCTGCTCCAAGGCGACGCCGCCGACGCCGTGCGCAAGCTGAAGGAGTCCGACGGCGGCGCCATCAGCGTCGTCGGCAGCGGCGACCTCGCCCAGACCCTCATGCGACACGGCCTCGTGGACGAGTACCGGCTCACCATCCACCCGGTCATCATCGGCACCGGCAAGCGGCTGTTCGCCGATGGAGCGATCCCGACCGCGCTGGAGCCGGTCAGTGTGACGACGACGAAGGGCGGCACCGTCGTCGGCGTCTACCGCGCGAACGGGGAACCCAGTTACGACAGTTACTAG
- a CDS encoding LppX_LprAFG lipoprotein: MRKAVEALRQDSAGFDQEIEIEGDGQVYRLTIAGGFDFAADRGHLEVDLPGGAIDHSEQVFADGKIYINGVQGSGVDNWGVMARDKAEAHYLLRAPLNDPEHVLQQIAAMRKISRQGEEKVEGVRTAHYRGILDHRTTTLRTAPDVRAKIDRTRDALGGDLPVFADAWIDGKGRLVRVRMNVNMSGAGVTSTMTLTDIGKPVRVTVPRPSDTTPVTEVSGVLNG; encoded by the coding sequence GTGCGGAAGGCTGTTGAGGCGCTTCGTCAGGACAGCGCCGGGTTCGATCAGGAGATCGAAATCGAGGGCGACGGCCAGGTCTACCGCCTGACCATCGCCGGCGGCTTCGACTTCGCGGCGGATCGTGGCCATCTGGAGGTCGATCTCCCTGGCGGTGCGATCGACCACAGCGAGCAGGTGTTCGCGGACGGCAAGATCTACATCAACGGCGTCCAGGGGTCCGGCGTGGACAACTGGGGAGTCATGGCTCGGGACAAGGCCGAGGCCCACTACCTGCTGCGGGCACCGCTGAACGACCCCGAGCACGTCCTGCAGCAGATCGCAGCGATGCGCAAGATCTCCCGACAGGGCGAGGAGAAGGTCGAGGGAGTGCGTACGGCGCACTACCGGGGCATCCTCGACCACCGCACCACCACTCTCCGCACCGCCCCGGACGTCCGCGCGAAGATCGACCGAACCCGCGACGCCCTGGGCGGGGACCTCCCGGTCTTCGCGGACGCATGGATCGACGGCAAGGGACGCCTGGTGCGGGTCCGTATGAACGTCAACATGTCCGGCGCAGGGGTGACATCGACGATGACCCTCACGGACATCGGCAAGCCGGTCCGCGTCACGGTTCCGCGCCCCTCGGACACCACCCCGGTGACCGAGGTCAGCGGCGTCCTGAACGGTTGA
- a CDS encoding NUDIX hydrolase, producing MTSTGHPHRENDERPRAHLLDAIGTIDPWDSLEGTHLNTTTQWIGSGAPLYRVRKPDVPPMHLVSYFVVLDDTSDRLLLVAHRKAGLWLPTGGHVEPGEDPWATVVRECQEELGIEAIASPLTGESPFFLTVTDTRGPGVHTDVSLWYLLATDADTITSYDEEEFSSIRWLTTDQVLAEPDDVLDPHMHRFTRKLQRARAAGGHRS from the coding sequence ATGACCTCAACCGGCCATCCACACCGCGAAAATGATGAACGGCCGCGTGCCCACCTGCTGGATGCGATCGGCACCATCGATCCGTGGGACAGCCTGGAAGGCACCCACCTGAACACCACGACGCAGTGGATCGGGAGCGGCGCCCCGCTCTACCGGGTGCGCAAGCCAGACGTCCCCCCAATGCACCTGGTGAGCTACTTCGTCGTCCTCGACGACACGAGTGACCGGCTGTTGCTCGTGGCGCACCGCAAGGCGGGCCTGTGGCTGCCGACCGGCGGACACGTCGAACCGGGCGAGGACCCGTGGGCCACGGTGGTGCGCGAGTGCCAAGAGGAACTCGGCATCGAGGCCATCGCGTCGCCGCTCACCGGCGAGTCGCCCTTCTTCCTCACCGTGACAGACACGCGGGGGCCGGGCGTACACACCGACGTCTCGCTCTGGTATCTCCTTGCCACCGACGCTGACACCATCACCTCCTACGACGAGGAGGAGTTCAGCTCCATCCGGTGGCTCACGACGGACCAGGTACTCGCGGAGCCGGACGACGTGCTCGACCCCCACATGCACCGCTTCACCCGCAAACTTCAACGGGCCCGGGCTGCCGGCGGACACCGCAGTTAG
- a CDS encoding DUF305 domain-containing protein has product MSTHNPVPRRRLRRRIALVSAVAASGLLLAACGSDDMDGMKHGRGSSASATSAAPTRSADGNRAVGTFNDADVMFAQMMIPHHKQALEMAELADGRAADTQIKSLVADIEKAQDPEIQTMKSWLKSWGRPAPAEKDMPGMDHGSSDMGHGGSGMSGMMSEEDMQKLESAKGTEFDRMFAQMMIEHHEGAIAMAEDEQKNGRNAMAKKLAADVVESQSAEVQKFKRILDRI; this is encoded by the coding sequence ATGAGTACGCACAACCCTGTCCCGCGTCGCCGCCTTCGCCGTCGCATCGCGCTGGTGAGCGCCGTCGCGGCGAGCGGGCTGCTTCTGGCCGCCTGCGGCAGCGACGACATGGACGGCATGAAGCACGGGAGGGGCAGCTCCGCGTCCGCCACGTCCGCCGCGCCCACCCGGTCGGCCGACGGGAACCGGGCGGTCGGCACGTTCAACGACGCGGACGTCATGTTCGCGCAGATGATGATCCCGCACCACAAGCAGGCGCTGGAGATGGCCGAGCTCGCGGACGGCCGAGCCGCCGACACGCAGATCAAGTCCCTGGTCGCGGACATCGAGAAGGCCCAGGACCCCGAGATCCAGACCATGAAGTCCTGGCTGAAGTCCTGGGGCAGGCCGGCGCCCGCCGAGAAGGACATGCCCGGCATGGACCACGGCTCCTCCGACATGGGCCACGGCGGGTCAGGAATGTCCGGAATGATGTCCGAGGAGGACATGCAGAAGCTCGAGTCCGCCAAGGGCACCGAGTTCGACCGGATGTTCGCGCAGATGATGATCGAGCATCACGAGGGCGCGATCGCCATGGCGGAGGACGAGCAGAAGAACGGCCGTAACGCCATGGCCAAGAAGCTCGCCGCCGACGTCGTCGAGTCCCAGTCCGCCGAGGTCCAGAAGTTCAAGAGGATCCTCGACCGGATCTGA
- a CDS encoding CbtA family protein has translation MNSVTVRTLLVRGMLAGLGAGVLAFVVAFLIGEGSVDAAIAFEESTSHDHGHHGGEELVSRTVQSTAGLATGVLVFGVAIGGIAALAFCFVLGRIGRFGARATAAFTALAGFLLLYLVPIIKYPANPPAVGDPDSIGERTILFVGMIALSVLLGIAAILLGRKLAPAWGNWNASIAAGVAFVAVMAVTMAVLPQGDNTPKGFPATDLWEFRVASIGIQAALWASFGLLFGFLAERVLEPKRVADKAVSAAA, from the coding sequence ATGAACTCCGTCACCGTACGCACCTTGTTGGTGCGCGGCATGCTCGCCGGCCTGGGCGCCGGTGTGCTCGCCTTCGTCGTCGCCTTCCTGATCGGGGAGGGCTCCGTGGACGCGGCCATCGCGTTCGAGGAGTCCACGTCCCATGACCACGGTCATCACGGTGGCGAGGAACTCGTCAGCCGCACCGTGCAGTCGACCGCCGGTCTGGCCACCGGGGTGCTCGTCTTCGGCGTCGCCATCGGCGGCATCGCGGCGCTCGCGTTCTGCTTCGTACTGGGCCGTATCGGCCGGTTCGGGGCACGGGCCACCGCTGCGTTCACCGCACTCGCCGGGTTCCTGCTCCTCTACCTGGTGCCGATCATCAAGTACCCCGCGAATCCGCCCGCCGTCGGCGACCCGGACAGTATCGGCGAGCGCACCATCCTGTTCGTGGGGATGATCGCCCTGAGTGTGCTGCTGGGCATAGCGGCCATCCTGCTGGGCCGCAAGCTCGCCCCGGCGTGGGGCAACTGGAACGCCTCCATCGCCGCCGGCGTCGCCTTCGTCGCGGTCATGGCGGTCACGATGGCCGTGCTGCCGCAGGGGGACAACACCCCCAAGGGGTTCCCGGCGACCGACCTGTGGGAGTTCCGCGTGGCCTCGATCGGTATCCAGGCTGCTCTCTGGGCCAGCTTCGGGCTGTTGTTCGGCTTCCTGGCCGAACGCGTCCTGGAGCCGAAGCGGGTAGCGGACAAAGCCGTCTCGGCGGCCGCCTGA
- a CDS encoding CbtB domain-containing protein has translation MAQSTAAPTPTTQTLAPLPLRAVAPWAVFVGVLMLVLLYFVGAEQGATALVSGEGVHEWVHDARHLLGFPCH, from the coding sequence ATGGCGCAGTCCACTGCCGCCCCCACCCCCACCACCCAGACCCTCGCGCCGCTGCCGCTGCGGGCGGTCGCCCCCTGGGCCGTCTTCGTCGGCGTCCTGATGCTGGTCCTGCTGTACTTCGTCGGCGCCGAGCAGGGCGCCACCGCTCTGGTCTCCGGTGAGGGCGTGCACGAGTGGGTGCACGACGCCCGGCACCTCCTCGGTTTCCCCTGCCACTGA
- a CDS encoding histidine phosphatase family protein codes for MTIRLTLLCAAAPTERDVRFGGDTPLDERVLGQVRGVAESLPTATSCLTAPSQRSRQTAEALGREPVVEEPNLRDVDMGRWQGRTLDEVAAGDGVGLAQCMSDPEAAPHGGESVAQLCARIAAWMNGLPDDAGRVLAVVEQAVARAAVLYALGAPRQSFWRIDVPPLSAVQLTGRSGRWNLRIAPVGSSESL; via the coding sequence ATGACCATCCGTCTCACGCTGCTGTGCGCCGCGGCCCCCACGGAGCGCGACGTGCGATTCGGCGGAGACACGCCGTTGGACGAGAGGGTCTTGGGGCAGGTGAGGGGAGTCGCGGAATCACTGCCTACGGCCACCTCCTGCCTCACGGCGCCTTCGCAGCGGAGCCGGCAGACCGCAGAGGCCCTTGGACGGGAGCCCGTCGTCGAGGAGCCGAATCTCCGGGACGTGGACATGGGCCGTTGGCAGGGCCGGACGCTGGACGAGGTCGCGGCCGGTGACGGTGTCGGGCTCGCCCAGTGCATGTCGGACCCCGAAGCGGCCCCGCACGGCGGGGAGTCCGTGGCGCAACTGTGCGCCAGGATCGCCGCCTGGATGAACGGCCTGCCGGACGATGCGGGCCGGGTCCTGGCCGTGGTCGAACAGGCCGTGGCGCGTGCAGCGGTGCTGTACGCGCTGGGAGCGCCGCGACAGTCGTTCTGGCGCATCGACGTACCGCCCCTGTCCGCCGTCCAGTTGACGGGCCGATCCGGCCGCTGGAACCTGCGGATCGCTCCTGTCGGGAGCAGCGAATCGCTCTAG
- a CDS encoding alpha-amylase → MAIHMMRHVPTLIAVPAFLSMGVLTPLTAAPSAAVALEGPAPQCVEYFQSWRYTDVHNGCDDAVSVTVEYTNNQWAPCRVIEPGGRATFAGYGTSGNHVTGLRTCDPASPTTGA, encoded by the coding sequence ATGGCCATCCACATGATGCGACATGTACCGACCCTCATAGCTGTCCCCGCCTTCCTCTCGATGGGTGTCTTGACGCCCCTGACTGCCGCACCGTCCGCGGCTGTGGCGTTGGAAGGGCCGGCTCCGCAGTGCGTCGAGTACTTCCAGAGCTGGCGTTACACCGATGTCCACAACGGGTGTGACGACGCCGTATCCGTCACGGTCGAGTACACGAACAATCAGTGGGCCCCGTGCCGGGTCATCGAGCCCGGCGGCCGGGCCACCTTCGCCGGTTACGGGACGAGTGGCAACCACGTCACGGGGCTGCGGACGTGCGATCCGGCGTCCCCCACCACTGGCGCATGA
- a CDS encoding rhodanese-like domain-containing protein, whose protein sequence is MTTPTALATHQARTRLHELTIIDVRTPGEYAGGHLPGALNIPLDQIQRALPDIRHATDRGDVLVVCASGARSENACKILAENGITAATLSGGTGAWAADGHELHRPQSASRATWGMERQVRLTAGVIVLLGLLLGLVVHPAFQLISAGIAAGLVFSALTNTCGMAAILAKLPHNRPRAADLDNTLAALRNR, encoded by the coding sequence ATGACCACCCCCACGGCCCTCGCCACCCACCAGGCGCGCACCCGCCTGCACGAACTGACCATCATCGACGTGCGCACCCCGGGCGAGTACGCCGGCGGCCATCTCCCCGGCGCGCTCAACATCCCCCTCGACCAGATCCAGCGCGCGCTGCCCGACATCCGTCACGCCACCGACCGCGGCGACGTCCTGGTCGTCTGCGCCTCCGGCGCACGCTCCGAGAACGCCTGCAAGATCCTCGCGGAGAACGGCATCACCGCCGCCACCCTGTCGGGAGGCACCGGCGCCTGGGCGGCCGACGGCCACGAGCTCCACCGCCCCCAGAGCGCCTCCCGCGCCACCTGGGGAATGGAGCGGCAGGTGAGGCTCACCGCAGGAGTGATCGTGCTGCTCGGCCTGCTGCTCGGGCTCGTGGTCCACCCCGCCTTCCAGCTCATCTCCGCCGGCATCGCGGCCGGTCTGGTCTTCTCCGCCCTGACCAACACCTGCGGCATGGCCGCCATCCTCGCCAAGCTCCCCCACAACCGCCCCCGCGCCGCCGACCTCGACAACACGCTGGCCGCACTGCGCAACCGCTGA
- a CDS encoding sulfite exporter TauE/SafE family protein, translating to MTVLVLALIAGAVIGLALGALGGGGSVLAVPALIYLLGFTPAAATTASLIIVTATSATALYAHTRDGNVAWKTGALFAAAGIVPAFLAGAVAGRLPEAVLTAAFALIAALAALRMLRPSTSEPPDRIRPGKAAGAGAGLGAVTGFLGVGGGFLAVPALVSVLGLTMRRAVGTSLLVITVNSLAALAARTGTTGGLHWEIIGPFTGAAILGAWDGKRLATKISGTTLQKIFAGVLLAVAGFMLVDVIA from the coding sequence GTGACCGTACTCGTTCTCGCCCTCATCGCCGGGGCCGTCATCGGTCTCGCCCTCGGAGCCCTCGGCGGCGGTGGCAGCGTCCTCGCCGTGCCGGCACTGATCTACCTGCTCGGCTTCACCCCGGCCGCCGCCACCACCGCAAGCCTGATCATCGTCACCGCCACCTCCGCCACCGCCCTGTACGCCCACACCCGCGACGGGAACGTGGCATGGAAGACAGGGGCCCTGTTCGCGGCAGCGGGCATCGTCCCCGCCTTCCTCGCCGGCGCTGTCGCCGGGCGCCTGCCCGAAGCGGTACTGACGGCTGCGTTTGCGCTCATCGCCGCGCTGGCGGCCCTGCGCATGCTGCGGCCCTCCACGTCCGAGCCGCCGGACAGGATCCGTCCCGGCAAGGCGGCCGGTGCCGGTGCCGGACTCGGCGCCGTGACGGGCTTTCTGGGCGTCGGCGGGGGATTCCTCGCCGTGCCCGCCCTGGTGAGCGTCCTGGGACTGACCATGCGGCGGGCGGTGGGCACCAGCCTGCTCGTCATCACAGTGAACTCACTCGCCGCGCTCGCCGCTCGCACCGGCACCACCGGCGGGCTCCACTGGGAGATCATCGGCCCCTTCACCGGAGCCGCGATCCTCGGCGCCTGGGACGGCAAACGACTCGCGACGAAGATCTCCGGCACCACCCTTCAGAAAATCTTCGCCGGCGTCCTGCTGGCGGTAGCGGGCTTCATGCTCGTCGACGTGATCGCCTGA